A window of the Cystobacter fuscus genome harbors these coding sequences:
- a CDS encoding amino acid ABC transporter ATP-binding protein: protein MPPAQPPPTASQQTPLITVEGVNKHFGAAHVLRDVSTRFHAGEVAVIIGASGSGKSTFLRTLNRLEKHDSGRIVVNGIELNDSVKNLDAIRREVGMVFQQFNLFPHLTVMENITLAPRRVRKTPRQDAQRAALELLDRVGLKDHATKYPHQLSGGQQQRVAIARSLAMQPKILLFDEPTSALDPEMINEVLDVMKDIARSGMTMIVVTHEMRFARDVGDRILFFDQGSLLQEAPPDEFFDRQQNERIRGFLGQLAH, encoded by the coding sequence ATGCCGCCCGCCCAGCCTCCCCCCACCGCCTCGCAACAAACGCCGCTCATCACCGTGGAGGGTGTGAACAAACACTTCGGCGCCGCGCATGTCCTGCGCGATGTCTCCACCCGCTTCCACGCGGGCGAGGTCGCGGTCATCATCGGTGCCTCCGGCTCCGGGAAGTCGACGTTCCTGCGCACGCTCAACCGGCTCGAGAAGCACGACTCCGGACGAATCGTGGTGAATGGCATCGAGCTGAATGACAGCGTGAAGAACCTCGATGCCATCCGCCGCGAGGTGGGCATGGTGTTCCAGCAGTTCAATCTGTTCCCGCACCTCACCGTGATGGAGAACATCACGCTCGCGCCACGCCGCGTCCGCAAGACTCCACGCCAGGACGCCCAGCGCGCGGCGCTCGAGCTGCTCGACCGCGTGGGCCTGAAGGACCACGCGACCAAATACCCGCACCAGCTCTCGGGCGGTCAGCAGCAGCGTGTGGCCATCGCGCGCTCGTTGGCGATGCAACCGAAAATCCTGCTCTTCGACGAGCCCACCAGCGCCCTCGACCCCGAGATGATCAACGAGGTGCTGGACGTGATGAAGGACATCGCCCGCTCGGGCATGACGATGATCGTCGTCACGCACGAGATGCGTTTCGCCCGTGACGTCGGTGATCGGATCCTGTTCTTCGATCAGGGCAGCCTGCTTCAGGAGGCGCCTCCCGACGAGTTCTTTGACAGACAACAAAACGAGCGGATCCGGGGATTCCTGGGACAGCTCGCGCATTAA
- a CDS encoding carbohydrate-binding protein, which produces MSKRAEAMMTLVFLVGGIVGFTPTETRAAGANLTVNPGFEQNLSGWTNWGGVSVVTSPVGGGAKAARMGPGESGAGQIVEGVGPNGNYVLSGSGAVSHGNEIAIIGVDLMDANGAKLPNGKFELRFDGGSYTKKSLAFTTVPGTAKIQIYIYKNPNVGGYAYTDDISLSSVLNDLPNGVKAMWVWDLADTATAAKRGEMISFSLTKGVNLLYLYTGNALVTYPDRYRALIALAHANGIRVEALDGQSDWVRSANHGYPLERIRQVMSYNDASAANERFDGIHHDNEPHTLPDWETNKQSLGSDYVDLARKSVGLLRSGGSPMTYSGDIPFWYETVTITYVGTAKELYKHILDAMDYVTLMDYRDYAEGVDGIIQNGANEIAYGRTLGKKVVLGVETYDVPGDPEYVTFYQEGEAFMNAELAKVNAYYAASPGYAGYAVHYYTTYKAMLP; this is translated from the coding sequence ATGTCCAAACGCGCAGAAGCGATGATGACCTTGGTTTTTCTCGTCGGAGGGATCGTCGGCTTCACGCCGACGGAGACGAGAGCGGCGGGAGCGAATCTCACCGTCAATCCCGGCTTCGAACAGAACCTGAGCGGATGGACGAACTGGGGAGGCGTGAGCGTCGTCACGAGTCCGGTAGGCGGCGGCGCGAAAGCCGCCCGGATGGGACCCGGCGAAAGCGGCGCTGGCCAGATCGTCGAAGGCGTTGGTCCGAACGGAAACTACGTCTTGAGCGGAAGTGGAGCGGTCAGCCACGGCAACGAAATCGCGATCATCGGCGTCGATCTGATGGACGCGAACGGCGCGAAACTGCCGAACGGCAAGTTCGAACTCCGCTTCGACGGAGGCAGTTACACGAAGAAGTCGCTCGCCTTCACGACCGTTCCCGGCACCGCGAAGATCCAGATTTATATCTACAAGAATCCGAACGTCGGCGGGTATGCCTATACCGACGATATCTCCTTGTCGTCCGTATTGAACGACCTGCCCAACGGCGTGAAGGCAATGTGGGTATGGGATCTGGCGGATACAGCCACCGCCGCGAAGCGCGGCGAGATGATCAGCTTCAGCCTGACGAAGGGCGTCAATCTGCTGTATCTCTACACGGGGAACGCCCTGGTCACCTATCCGGACCGCTATCGCGCGTTGATCGCGCTCGCTCATGCGAACGGCATCCGCGTCGAAGCGCTCGACGGTCAATCCGACTGGGTGCGCAGTGCGAATCATGGCTACCCGCTCGAACGCATCCGGCAGGTGATGAGCTATAACGACGCTTCGGCGGCGAATGAGCGGTTCGACGGCATTCATCACGACAACGAGCCGCATACGCTGCCAGACTGGGAAACGAACAAGCAGTCACTCGGCTCCGATTATGTCGATCTGGCGCGCAAGTCCGTCGGGCTGCTGCGCAGTGGCGGTTCGCCGATGACCTACTCGGGCGACATCCCGTTCTGGTACGAGACGGTGACGATCACCTACGTCGGCACAGCCAAGGAGTTGTACAAACATATCCTGGACGCCATGGATTATGTCACGCTCATGGACTATCGCGATTACGCGGAAGGCGTGGACGGCATCATCCAGAACGGCGCCAACGAAATCGCCTACGGCAGGACTCTCGGCAAGAAGGTGGTGCTCGGCGTGGAGACATACGACGTGCCCGGCGATCCGGAATACGTCACCTTCTATCAGGAAGGCGAAGCCTTCATGAACGCGGAGTTGGCGAAGGTGAACGCTTATTACGCGGCTTCGCCCGGTTACGCGGGATACGCCGTGCATTACTACACCACTTACAAGGCCATGCTGCCTTGA
- a CDS encoding DcaP family trimeric outer membrane transporter produces the protein MRMRRTFGGFSTAVLLLGSAAPAAEQAQQEPRPSDVEALREELKRLREELDALKAARPETTSEERLDAIEVKQEDAVVSGDIPGSFRVPGTDISMRFYGWAELNWIHDFQGDNSDIDYATFSPYVPLEGTPGGNRKNRDFVHARTSRVGLQAGMPTRFGVLEVKVEGDFNNEPRTGDTAQYGSPRNVITQQLTSSYGFRLRHAYGQFGGLLIGQTWSTFMDIDNYPETVDFNGPVGATIIRQPQIRYAYVTQSLGTFTAALENSSSYVLDEEGAVMASSLSRMPDFIVRWDKSFQWGALSARAVTQELRVKDGEEVNAIRRGWGAAVSGLVKVRGSDIFTFGVTGGKGVGRYLNYSEGALYETEANRIRLEKAIGFLVGYQFKPTDWLRFNVVYGMARHFDDDFTELAVSTGLDSGRFGINRFVHQANFGPIFTPMKNVDLGLEASLAERQTLAGEKGYMTRLNFLARYYIN, from the coding sequence ATGAGGATGCGTCGGACGTTCGGAGGGTTCTCCACCGCGGTCCTGCTGTTGGGCTCCGCCGCCCCAGCCGCCGAGCAGGCACAGCAAGAGCCGCGGCCATCGGACGTCGAGGCACTGCGCGAGGAGCTGAAGCGGCTTCGCGAGGAGTTGGACGCCCTCAAGGCGGCACGGCCCGAGACCACCTCGGAGGAGCGGCTCGACGCCATCGAGGTGAAACAAGAGGACGCGGTCGTCTCGGGTGACATCCCCGGCTCCTTCCGCGTGCCCGGCACGGACATCTCGATGCGGTTCTACGGCTGGGCGGAGCTGAACTGGATTCACGACTTCCAGGGCGACAACTCCGACATCGACTACGCGACGTTCTCCCCGTACGTGCCGCTCGAGGGCACGCCCGGGGGGAACCGCAAGAACCGCGACTTCGTCCACGCCCGCACGTCCCGGGTGGGGCTCCAGGCGGGCATGCCCACCCGCTTTGGCGTCCTCGAGGTGAAGGTCGAAGGTGACTTCAACAACGAGCCGCGCACCGGCGACACCGCGCAGTACGGCTCACCCCGGAACGTCATCACGCAGCAGCTGACGAGCAGCTACGGCTTCCGCCTGCGTCATGCGTACGGCCAGTTCGGCGGACTGCTCATCGGTCAGACCTGGTCCACCTTCATGGACATCGACAACTACCCCGAGACCGTGGACTTCAACGGCCCCGTGGGCGCGACCATCATCCGCCAACCGCAGATCCGCTACGCCTACGTCACCCAGTCGTTGGGCACCTTCACCGCCGCGCTCGAGAACTCGTCGAGCTATGTGCTCGACGAGGAGGGCGCCGTGATGGCCTCGAGCCTGTCTCGCATGCCCGACTTCATCGTGCGCTGGGACAAGAGCTTCCAGTGGGGTGCGCTGAGCGCGCGCGCCGTGACGCAGGAGCTGCGCGTCAAGGATGGCGAGGAGGTGAACGCGATCCGGCGCGGCTGGGGCGCCGCGGTCAGCGGGCTCGTGAAGGTGCGCGGCAGCGACATCTTCACCTTCGGCGTGACAGGGGGTAAGGGCGTGGGGCGCTACCTCAACTACTCCGAGGGCGCCCTCTACGAGACGGAAGCCAATCGGATCCGGCTCGAGAAGGCCATCGGCTTCCTCGTCGGCTACCAGTTCAAGCCCACCGACTGGCTGCGCTTCAACGTGGTCTACGGCATGGCGCGCCACTTCGACGATGATTTCACCGAGCTCGCCGTGTCGACGGGGCTCGACAGTGGCCGCTTCGGCATCAACCGCTTCGTCCATCAGGCCAACTTCGGCCCCATCTTCACGCCGATGAAGAACGTCGACCTGGGACTCGAGGCGAGCCTGGCCGAACGCCAGACGCTCGCCGGGGAGAAGGGCTATATGACGCGCCTGAACTTCCTGGCCCGGTACTACATCAACTGA
- a CDS encoding DUF6310 domain-containing protein, which translates to MRLQTWSALLLLLTACASAPAPRSVPRPYSVASTPTSGPRIQLVSAPMEPAPQGSRIGKADLDQARALLSRARKDIEPRQWEQLDRKLTAAEWAFERFSRAARTSGQAAEVVSRAEGLAQAGRASETPLALSRVGPVLVALVLLWPSSTAGPEADSRPPWVDAQREFEARLRDVSEASWQLMAELEAQPRAAKAPAREPSPQKQPASALVEEDDPRCKPIPVPHLGGNDPHNKCADRIPNNSFPGWDVLVNGKHFDALQLAVRTLWEVKTTAIETYNPYIQRMELQKQVEEGLHERALAAACGYQFVIGVRTLAHKEMLELAERRLTVVLMPWCREPHDEEHP; encoded by the coding sequence ATGCGCTTGCAAACCTGGAGTGCGCTGCTGCTGCTGCTCACCGCCTGCGCGAGCGCACCCGCTCCGAGGTCGGTGCCACGGCCCTACTCCGTCGCGTCGACGCCCACTTCGGGCCCGCGCATCCAGCTCGTTTCCGCGCCGATGGAGCCGGCGCCGCAAGGGTCGCGGATTGGAAAGGCGGACCTGGACCAGGCCAGGGCGTTGTTGTCTCGGGCGCGCAAAGACATCGAGCCGCGTCAGTGGGAACAGTTGGACCGCAAGCTCACCGCGGCGGAATGGGCCTTCGAGCGCTTCTCGCGCGCCGCGAGGACGAGCGGGCAAGCCGCCGAGGTGGTGAGCAGAGCCGAGGGCCTCGCCCAGGCTGGGCGCGCAAGTGAAACCCCTTTAGCGCTCTCCAGGGTGGGCCCGGTGCTCGTGGCCCTCGTCCTGCTCTGGCCCTCCAGTACCGCCGGACCGGAGGCTGACAGCCGCCCGCCCTGGGTCGACGCTCAACGGGAGTTCGAGGCACGGCTGCGGGATGTCTCGGAGGCCTCGTGGCAGCTCATGGCGGAGCTCGAGGCTCAGCCTCGTGCGGCGAAAGCACCGGCTCGGGAGCCCTCGCCGCAGAAGCAGCCCGCGTCCGCCCTCGTGGAGGAAGACGACCCGAGATGCAAGCCCATTCCGGTGCCGCACCTGGGCGGAAATGACCCGCACAACAAGTGCGCCGACAGGATTCCGAACAACAGCTTCCCCGGCTGGGATGTGCTCGTGAATGGGAAGCACTTCGACGCGCTGCAACTCGCCGTGCGCACGCTGTGGGAGGTGAAAACCACCGCCATCGAAACGTATAATCCTTATATTCAGCGAATGGAGCTTCAAAAGCAGGTGGAGGAAGGGCTGCACGAGCGAGCCCTGGCAGCAGCCTGTGGGTACCAATTTGTCATCGGTGTGCGGACCTTGGCTCACAAAGAGATGCTGGAACTCGCGGAGCGCCGTCTCACTGTTGTCCTCATGCCGTGGTGTCGAGAGCCCCATGATGAAGAACACCCTTAA
- a CDS encoding DUF5953 family protein: MTATPSSLTLAVYAPALVGDDGRPLAVVHGMERALPGLRLAWTLSEKGSFIALTHRDEWVAADRTDGGFPFLCNDDESRPVTLTGWENPSGLAMGSPPRFEVHASLPLDAAGVAAAADVLDAIGEGARAVWGHASPNGHGQIVAQQFRRPGDEPHVPPHGLPSLKLPRYNPTPEIPHYLGWLNYWSAAAAEAIGFPDSARDAELLSRARRTATGGWVVRLTDEPLDLDNPAHLDALKRAYERFPEIGGRAVS; the protein is encoded by the coding sequence ATGACAGCCACACCAAGCTCCCTCACCCTTGCCGTTTACGCGCCTGCGCTCGTGGGCGACGATGGGCGCCCGCTTGCCGTGGTTCATGGAATGGAGCGCGCACTGCCCGGTTTGCGGCTGGCGTGGACCCTTTCTGAAAAGGGAAGCTTCATTGCATTGACTCACCGCGACGAATGGGTTGCGGCAGACAGGACAGACGGTGGATTTCCATTCCTTTGCAACGATGACGAAAGCCGCCCCGTGACGCTGACCGGATGGGAAAACCCAAGCGGTCTTGCCATGGGGAGTCCGCCGCGCTTTGAAGTCCATGCGTCGCTACCACTGGACGCAGCCGGCGTCGCAGCGGCAGCGGATGTGCTGGATGCTATAGGGGAGGGCGCGCGCGCGGTTTGGGGGCATGCGTCGCCAAACGGCCATGGTCAGATAGTGGCCCAGCAGTTTCGCCGCCCAGGTGATGAGCCGCATGTTCCACCCCACGGATTGCCCTCGCTCAAACTCCCACGGTACAACCCTACGCCTGAGATTCCCCATTACCTCGGGTGGCTGAACTACTGGTCGGCCGCAGCCGCGGAAGCCATCGGGTTCCCGGACTCGGCTCGCGATGCGGAGCTGCTGTCACGCGCACGGCGTACCGCGACGGGCGGGTGGGTTGTCCGGCTCACCGATGAGCCGCTCGACCTGGACAACCCCGCCCACTTGGACGCGCTGAAGCGGGCCTACGAGCGCTTCCCGGAGATCGGCGGGCGAGCTGTCTCTTGA
- a CDS encoding DUF6310 domain-containing protein — MRLQTWSALLLLTACASAPAPRSVPRPHVVASTPTSGPRIRLVSAPMEPAPQGSRIGKEDLDQARALLSRAREDLEPRQWEQLDRKLTAAERAFERFSRAARTSGQAAEVVRRAEGLAQVGRASETPLALSRVGPVLVALVLLWPSNTAGPEADSRPPWVDAQREFEARLRDVSASSRQLMAGLEAQPRAAKAPAREPSPQKQPASALVEEDDPRCKPIPLPRHFGGHDPHNKCADKMPNNSFPGGDVYVNGKNFDALQLATRTLWEVKTDDFDIHSSHSQRFFAKMKLPEMQREKRLAEACGYNFAVGVRSAAHKAALLELDPELTIVIMDWC, encoded by the coding sequence ATGCGCTTGCAAACCTGGAGTGCTCTGCTGCTGCTCACCGCCTGCGCGAGCGCACCCGCTCCGAGGTCGGTGCCACGGCCTCACGTCGTCGCGTCGACGCCCACTTCGGGCCCGCGCATCCGGCTCGTTTCCGCGCCGATGGAGCCGGCGCCGCAAGGGTCGCGGATTGGAAAGGAGGACTTGGACCAGGCCAGGGCGTTGTTGTCTCGGGCTCGCGAGGACTTGGAGCCGCGTCAGTGGGAACAGTTGGACCGTAAGCTCACCGCGGCGGAACGGGCCTTCGAGCGCTTCTCGCGCGCCGCGAGGACGAGCGGGCAAGCCGCCGAGGTGGTGCGCAGAGCCGAGGGTCTCGCCCAGGTTGGGCGCGCAAGTGAAACCCCTTTGGCGCTCTCCAGGGTAGGCCCGGTGCTCGTGGCCCTCGTCCTGCTCTGGCCCTCCAACACCGCCGGACCGGAGGCTGACAGCCGCCCGCCCTGGGTCGACGCTCAACGGGAGTTCGAGGCACGGCTGCGGGACGTCTCGGCGTCCTCGCGGCAGCTCATGGCGGGGCTCGAGGCTCAGCCTCGTGCGGCGAAAGCACCGGCTCGGGAGCCCTCGCCGCAGAAGCAGCCCGCGTCCGCCCTCGTGGAGGAAGACGACCCGAGATGCAAGCCCATCCCATTGCCGCGCCACTTCGGCGGGCATGACCCGCACAACAAATGCGCCGACAAGATGCCGAACAATAGCTTCCCTGGCGGGGATGTATATGTGAATGGGAAGAACTTCGATGCGCTGCAACTGGCCACGCGTACGTTGTGGGAAGTCAAGACGGATGATTTCGACATACACTCGTCTCATTCTCAGAGGTTCTTTGCCAAAATGAAGTTGCCGGAAATGCAGCGCGAGAAAAGACTCGCAGAAGCATGTGGGTACAACTTTGCCGTTGGTGTGCGGAGCGCCGCACACAAAGCCGCGCTGCTTGAGCTAGACCCTGAACTCACAATCGTTATCATGGATTGGTGTTGA
- a CDS encoding DUF5953 family protein, translated as MMKNTLNIKVYAPALVSDGKRPLAIVHGLERTLPGIRLEWTISEDRQLVALPHRDAWLAQAIRRGGFPIICNNDESHPVTIFGLESPAETGPGGHALLDVDAQLPLDAAGITAAVDVLEGVSEGARAYWGHATPFRAGVEISRQTRDPVRKPGVPPRELPVLKLPEDIRSPEIPHCLGWLNYWSAAAAEAIGFPDPARDAELLSRARRTATGGWVVRLTDEPLDLDNPAHLDALKRAYERFPEIGGRAVS; from the coding sequence ATGATGAAGAACACCCTTAACATCAAGGTCTACGCGCCTGCGCTCGTGAGTGATGGCAAACGCCCCCTGGCCATTGTCCATGGACTGGAACGTACGCTCCCCGGCATACGCTTGGAGTGGACTATCTCTGAAGATAGACAGCTCGTGGCCCTGCCTCATCGTGATGCGTGGCTCGCTCAGGCGATCAGACGTGGAGGCTTTCCAATCATCTGCAACAACGATGAGAGCCACCCCGTGACAATCTTTGGATTGGAATCACCCGCAGAGACAGGGCCAGGGGGCCATGCACTGCTCGACGTAGACGCGCAACTGCCACTGGATGCAGCCGGCATCACGGCGGCAGTGGATGTGTTGGAGGGGGTGTCAGAGGGTGCACGCGCATACTGGGGTCATGCGACGCCGTTCCGTGCGGGCGTGGAGATCTCGCGGCAAACGAGGGATCCGGTACGCAAGCCGGGAGTTCCGCCCCGGGAACTGCCAGTGCTCAAGCTTCCCGAGGACATCCGCTCGCCCGAGATTCCGCATTGCTTGGGGTGGCTGAACTACTGGTCGGCCGCAGCCGCGGAAGCCATCGGGTTTCCGGACCCGGCCCGCGACGCGGAGCTGCTGTCACGCGCACGGCGTACCGCGACGGGCGGGTGGGTTGTCCGGCTCACCGATGAGCCGCTCGACCTGGATAACCCCGCCCACTTGGACGCGCTGAAGCGGGCCTACGAGCGCTTCCCGGAGATCGGCGGGCGAGCTGTCTCTTGA
- a CDS encoding amino acid ABC transporter permease — MNGLLSVWPQAWTRQQRSNATIVLAVVVLVAFLWLLAIPLALVPEPIGPAAQEFAEGARVTVQLTLVSGLVGVVLGVLAALAKLAPFPPLRWVAGLYIWVIRGTPLLVQVLFVFLALPMLIPGIQLSDFNSAAAALAVNVGAYNAEALRAGILAVPKGQTEAARSLGLSPAQTFLHIVFPQSFKIALPPLVNNLVALLKDSSLAYVIGVVELSNIGNRVQAATFQPVPVFIATACIYLFLTTVLTQISGAIEQRLDIEQRS, encoded by the coding sequence ATGAACGGTCTTCTCTCTGTCTGGCCCCAGGCCTGGACGCGCCAACAGCGCAGCAACGCCACCATTGTCCTGGCGGTCGTCGTCCTGGTGGCGTTCTTGTGGCTCCTCGCCATCCCCCTCGCGCTGGTGCCCGAGCCCATCGGCCCCGCCGCGCAGGAGTTCGCGGAAGGCGCGCGCGTCACCGTGCAGCTGACGCTCGTCTCGGGGCTGGTCGGCGTCGTGCTCGGCGTGCTCGCCGCCCTGGCGAAGCTGGCGCCCTTCCCGCCGCTGCGCTGGGTGGCCGGGCTCTACATCTGGGTGATCCGCGGCACACCGCTGCTCGTGCAGGTGCTGTTCGTGTTCCTCGCCCTGCCGATGCTCATCCCCGGAATCCAGCTCTCGGACTTCAACTCGGCGGCCGCGGCGCTCGCGGTGAACGTGGGGGCCTATAACGCCGAGGCGCTCCGGGCCGGCATCCTCGCGGTTCCCAAGGGGCAGACCGAGGCGGCCCGGTCCCTGGGCCTGTCGCCCGCGCAGACCTTCCTCCACATCGTGTTCCCGCAGAGCTTCAAGATCGCGCTGCCGCCCCTGGTGAACAACCTGGTGGCGCTGCTCAAGGACTCCTCGCTGGCGTATGTCATCGGCGTCGTGGAGCTGTCCAACATCGGCAACCGGGTGCAGGCCGCCACGTTCCAGCCCGTGCCGGTGTTCATCGCGACGGCGTGCATCTACCTCTTCCTCACGACCGTGCTGACCCAGATCTCGGGTGCCATCGAACAGCGGCTCGACATCGAGCAGCGGTCCTGA
- a CDS encoding ABC transporter substrate-binding protein — MKLLSQLVALALCLVTTLVEARTFEEIKKDGKIIVASEGGFPPFNYFQGPTLTGFEIELAEALAKKMGVKIEWRALAFDALLAGLRQDRWDMVIASFGVTPVRAKAVSFTNPHYCSGGVIVAKNPAIRKTEDLADKVVAVQTGTTYLENVQKLAKVKEVKNFPKDTDARAALVSGRVDAWVTDKFVAKAALAAAPSAGLTIGDFVFIEHIAPAVKKGNTSLVEAINKALQEVMADGTYEALSKKYFNEDIRCR, encoded by the coding sequence ATGAAATTGCTGAGCCAACTTGTCGCCCTGGCGCTGTGCCTCGTAACCACCCTTGTCGAGGCTCGGACGTTCGAGGAGATCAAGAAGGACGGCAAGATCATCGTCGCCTCCGAAGGCGGTTTCCCTCCCTTCAACTACTTCCAGGGCCCGACGCTCACGGGCTTCGAGATCGAGCTCGCGGAGGCGCTGGCCAAGAAGATGGGTGTGAAGATCGAGTGGCGCGCCCTCGCGTTCGATGCGCTCCTCGCCGGCCTGCGCCAGGATCGCTGGGATATGGTGATCGCGTCGTTTGGCGTCACTCCCGTGCGAGCCAAGGCCGTCTCCTTCACCAATCCCCACTACTGTTCGGGCGGGGTGATCGTCGCGAAGAACCCGGCCATCCGAAAGACAGAGGATCTCGCCGACAAGGTGGTGGCGGTGCAGACGGGCACCACCTATCTGGAGAACGTCCAGAAGCTCGCGAAGGTGAAGGAGGTGAAGAACTTCCCGAAGGATACCGACGCGCGCGCCGCGCTCGTCAGTGGTCGCGTGGATGCGTGGGTGACGGACAAGTTCGTCGCCAAGGCCGCCCTGGCGGCGGCCCCCTCCGCGGGCCTGACGATTGGCGACTTCGTGTTCATCGAGCACATCGCCCCCGCGGTGAAGAAGGGCAACACCTCGCTCGTGGAGGCCATCAACAAGGCCCTCCAGGAAGTCATGGCCGACGGCACGTACGAGGCGCTCTCCAAGAAGTACTTCAACGAAGATATCCGCTGCCGGTGA
- a CDS encoding alpha/beta fold hydrolase, with protein sequence MPVAPRTPAPAAGVDVSKDSRFSSDFKRWLQANGYGKYDFAQGDVPSFGGRDSAGEKLTREPVIFIHGNSDSAAGWEESIEGFAAQGYKPSEMYAMTWGPQDPRLASQQHHSRHYEEEVRAFIQAVQEYTGARKVDVIGHSMGVTLARKAIQGGPGYDPYGGDHFDLGAPLTGRVDTFVGIAGANHGLASALLTGNLVPTTNLETGLHPFSKFLSDINATEHDEGDHVYSIWSQADEILGVGIAGSTGPIPGQEGQKVFTSYPHGHMGSRDLSVETQLAMITEHEVR encoded by the coding sequence ATGCCCGTCGCGCCCAGGACGCCCGCCCCGGCGGCCGGGGTCGACGTGTCCAAGGACTCGCGCTTCTCCTCGGACTTCAAGCGCTGGCTGCAGGCGAACGGCTACGGCAAGTACGACTTCGCCCAGGGGGATGTCCCCTCCTTCGGCGGCCGGGACAGCGCGGGCGAGAAGCTCACCCGCGAGCCCGTCATCTTCATCCACGGCAACTCCGACAGCGCCGCCGGCTGGGAGGAGTCCATCGAGGGCTTCGCCGCCCAGGGCTACAAGCCCTCGGAGATGTACGCCATGACCTGGGGACCCCAGGATCCACGGCTCGCCAGCCAGCAGCACCACTCCCGGCACTACGAGGAGGAGGTGCGTGCCTTCATCCAGGCCGTCCAGGAGTACACCGGCGCGCGCAAGGTGGATGTCATCGGCCACTCCATGGGTGTCACCCTGGCCCGCAAGGCCATCCAGGGCGGCCCGGGATATGACCCCTACGGCGGCGACCACTTCGACCTCGGCGCTCCGCTCACCGGCCGCGTGGACACCTTCGTGGGCATCGCTGGCGCCAACCACGGCCTGGCATCGGCCCTGCTCACGGGCAACCTGGTGCCCACCACCAACCTGGAGACGGGTCTGCACCCCTTCTCCAAGTTCCTGAGCGACATCAACGCCACGGAGCACGACGAGGGCGACCACGTCTACAGCATCTGGTCCCAGGCCGATGAGATCCTCGGCGTGGGGATCGCCGGGAGCACCGGCCCCATCCCCGGACAGGAGGGCCAGAAGGTCTTCACCTCCTATCCCCATGGCCACATGGGCTCACGCGACCTGAGCGTGGAGACGCAGCTCGCGATGATCACCGAGCACGAGGTCCGCTGA